A genomic window from Flintibacter sp. KGMB00164 includes:
- a CDS encoding ECF transporter S component, whose protein sequence is MSAPSMTSTSARSRMNTKVMVSMAMLTGIAYIVMLASKLMPSVMFLDFDFKDVIICIGGFTFGPMAAAIISILVAFIEMITISTTGPIGFIMNALATCAFCCTASFIYKKMHTKKGAVLGLACGVVALTAVMLLWNYLITPLYMTGFSRADVAAMLPTLFLPFNLAKGGMNMAATLLIYPPVVAALRGAGVVPPSQSTQAKKISAGFVLFSLALLATFVVFALVLAGVI, encoded by the coding sequence ATGTCCGCACCTTCCATGACCAGCACCTCCGCCCGCTCCAGAATGAATACCAAAGTGATGGTGAGCATGGCCATGCTTACCGGAATCGCCTACATTGTGATGCTGGCCTCCAAGCTGATGCCCAGCGTCATGTTTCTGGACTTTGACTTCAAAGATGTGATCATCTGCATCGGCGGTTTCACCTTTGGTCCTATGGCTGCCGCCATCATCTCCATTCTGGTGGCGTTTATCGAGATGATCACCATCAGCACCACCGGTCCCATTGGCTTTATCATGAACGCCCTGGCCACCTGTGCCTTCTGCTGCACCGCATCCTTCATTTACAAAAAGATGCACACCAAGAAGGGCGCTGTGCTGGGCCTGGCCTGCGGTGTAGTCGCCCTGACCGCGGTGATGCTGCTGTGGAATTACCTCATCACCCCCCTGTACATGACTGGTTTCTCCCGGGCGGATGTGGCGGCCATGCTGCCCACCCTGTTCCTGCCCTTTAACCTGGCCAAGGGCGGCATGAATATGGCTGCTACCCTGCTCATTTATCCCCCTGTGGTGGCTGCCCTGCGGGGCGCTGGCGTGGTGCCTCCCTCTCAGAGCACCCAGGCCAAGAAGATCAGCGCTGGTTTCGTGCTGTTCTCTCTGGCTCTGCTGGCCACCTTTGTGGTGTTTGCTCTGGTGTTGGCCGGTGTAATCTGA
- a CDS encoding SLOG family protein, whose product MDKSTTCCFTGHRPDKLPWGTHEDDPRCMALKQRLDAALMQVYDGGVRHFICGMARGADLYFAEAVLALRERRPGVTLECARPCESQAHSWPQKEQERYQSILDRCDYETLVQHRYDRFCMMRRNRYMVDHAAHILTVYNGVPQGGTAQTLLYAIRKGLLVHPVPLEEET is encoded by the coding sequence ATGGACAAGAGCACCACCTGCTGCTTTACCGGCCACCGCCCGGACAAGCTGCCCTGGGGCACCCACGAGGATGATCCACGCTGCATGGCACTGAAGCAGCGGCTGGACGCTGCCCTGATGCAGGTCTATGACGGAGGCGTCCGCCATTTTATCTGCGGCATGGCCCGGGGAGCTGATCTCTACTTTGCCGAGGCGGTACTCGCTCTGCGGGAACGTCGGCCCGGAGTCACCCTGGAGTGCGCCCGCCCCTGCGAGAGTCAAGCCCACAGCTGGCCCCAGAAAGAGCAGGAGCGCTATCAGTCCATTCTGGACCGGTGTGACTATGAGACTCTGGTGCAGCACCGCTACGACCGCTTCTGCATGATGCGCCGCAACCGCTACATGGTGGACCACGCCGCCCATATTCTCACCGTCTACAACGGCGTGCCCCAGGGGGGCACGGCCCAAACTTTGTTATATGCCATTCGGAAGGGCCTGCTGGTCCATCCGGTACCACTGGAGGAAGAAACATGA
- a CDS encoding epoxyqueuosine reductase QueH, producing MNTLMHICCAPCANRPIAQLREEGHSVTGFWFNPNIHPYTEYQARKATLEGYAKEIGMKLIIGGRYDLRSFITNVADNIDGRCAYCYRVRMEETAKYAAEHGFDSFTTSLLISPYQKHDAIAAIAREMGQQYGVEFLYRDFRPLFREGQEFAREHSFYMQKYCGCIFSEEERYMAAKWKKEAKRREQENAGLA from the coding sequence ATGAACACGCTCATGCACATCTGCTGCGCCCCCTGCGCCAACCGCCCCATCGCCCAGCTGCGGGAGGAGGGACACTCTGTCACCGGCTTCTGGTTTAACCCCAACATCCACCCCTATACCGAGTACCAGGCCCGGAAGGCCACTCTGGAGGGCTACGCCAAGGAAATCGGCATGAAACTGATCATCGGCGGCCGGTATGACCTGCGCTCCTTTATTACCAACGTAGCCGACAACATCGACGGCCGCTGTGCCTACTGCTACCGGGTGCGCATGGAGGAGACCGCCAAATACGCCGCCGAGCACGGGTTTGACTCCTTCACCACTTCCCTGCTCATCTCCCCCTACCAGAAACACGATGCCATCGCCGCCATTGCCCGGGAGATGGGACAGCAATATGGAGTAGAATTCCTCTACCGGGACTTCCGCCCCCTGTTCCGGGAGGGCCAGGAGTTCGCCCGGGAGCACAGCTTCTACATGCAGAAGTACTGCGGTTGCATCTTCAGCGAGGAGGAGCGCTATATGGCCGCCAAGTGGAAGAAGGAGGCCAAGCGCCGGGAGCAGGAAAACGCCGGCCTGGCTTGA
- the gltS gene encoding sodium/glutamate symporter, translated as MPQIALNMYQTAAIAMMLFVLGRFLTNRVEFLRKCCIPAPVVGGLIFAIVHLCLYMGGIVEFTFDSNVKDFFMTLFFTSVGYTACFRLLKKGGKKVITFLLVAIVMVCLQNVLSSVLAGVFGWDLRLGLCTGSIPMVGGHGTAGSYGPLMEGMGIESANVIAIAAATYGLVAGSLMGGPTARGIINKYNLKSTESETGVELNDMSEADREKAERVDVDSFTNAAILLIVAAGLGTLLTAALNGIQINIGNFHFSFTFPTYIGAMLIAAVIRNFCDAKHIVMPSRALDLWGNVSLSIFLAIALMSVALWQLASVAVAMIAMLAAQTILMYFYARFVVYNIMGRDYEAAVMTAAFCGFGMGATPNAMANMQAVTKRYGPAPQAYFVVPLVGSLFIDFFNGLIITGFLNILPIFG; from the coding sequence ATGCCCCAGATTGCTCTGAATATGTACCAGACTGCAGCCATCGCCATGATGCTGTTTGTCCTGGGACGATTCCTGACCAACCGCGTTGAATTCCTGAGAAAGTGTTGTATCCCTGCCCCCGTGGTGGGCGGCCTGATCTTCGCTATCGTCCACCTGTGCCTGTACATGGGCGGTATCGTGGAGTTCACCTTTGACTCTAACGTCAAGGACTTCTTCATGACCCTGTTCTTCACCAGCGTCGGTTACACCGCTTGCTTCCGCCTGCTGAAGAAGGGCGGCAAGAAGGTTATCACCTTCCTGCTGGTGGCCATCGTGATGGTGTGCCTGCAGAACGTGCTTAGCTCCGTCCTGGCCGGCGTCTTCGGTTGGGATCTGCGCCTGGGCCTGTGTACCGGCTCCATCCCCATGGTTGGCGGCCACGGCACTGCCGGCTCCTATGGTCCTCTGATGGAGGGCATGGGCATTGAGAGCGCCAACGTCATCGCCATTGCTGCCGCTACCTATGGTCTGGTGGCCGGCTCCCTGATGGGTGGCCCCACTGCCCGCGGCATCATCAACAAGTACAACCTGAAGTCCACCGAGAGCGAGACCGGTGTGGAGCTGAACGACATGAGCGAGGCCGACCGTGAGAAGGCTGAGCGCGTGGACGTGGACTCCTTCACCAACGCCGCCATCCTGCTGATCGTTGCCGCCGGCCTGGGCACCCTGCTCACCGCCGCCCTGAACGGCATCCAGATCAACATCGGCAACTTCCACTTCAGCTTCACCTTCCCCACTTACATCGGCGCCATGCTCATCGCTGCTGTTATCCGTAACTTCTGCGATGCCAAGCACATCGTGATGCCTTCCCGCGCTCTGGACCTGTGGGGCAATGTTTCTCTGTCCATCTTCCTGGCCATCGCTCTGATGTCCGTGGCTCTGTGGCAGCTGGCCAGCGTTGCCGTTGCCATGATCGCCATGCTGGCTGCTCAGACCATCCTGATGTACTTCTACGCCCGCTTCGTGGTGTACAACATCATGGGCCGCGACTACGAGGCCGCTGTCATGACCGCTGCCTTCTGTGGCTTCGGCATGGGCGCTACCCCCAACGCCATGGCCAACATGCAGGCTGTTACCAAGCGCTATGGTCCCGCTCCTCAGGCCTACTTCGTAGTGCCTCTGGTCGGCTCCCTGTTCATCGACTTCTTCAACGGCCTGATCATCACCGGCTTCCTGAACATCCTGCCCATCTTCGGCTAA
- a CDS encoding DNA-binding domain-containing protein translates to MRIYIVEDDISVISILEDIVESNDLGTVCGDSGSGLDLDKILALAPDLVLVDLLMPGKDGIQVVRELKERGCLAKFIMISQVSSKEMVAKAYLAGVDFFINKPINLIEVRQVIRNIRQQMENERDLNTIQSVFTIKQTPVVERQSRSDVQRKRIQYALSQLGMAGEKGAKDIMDMCMYLLDRHQQVCQVGVGALCAQLSDSPKSMEQRARRAVERGLNHLASLGLDDYGNEVFTQYASRLFPFQEVRAEMAFIQGKGSKGKANLKCFLDGMLVLAEED, encoded by the coding sequence ATGAGAATCTATATTGTAGAAGACGATATCTCAGTCATCAGCATTTTAGAGGATATTGTAGAGAGCAACGACCTGGGGACCGTGTGCGGAGACAGCGGAAGCGGACTGGACCTGGATAAGATCCTGGCGCTGGCACCGGACCTGGTGTTGGTGGACCTGCTGATGCCCGGCAAGGACGGGATACAGGTGGTCCGCGAGCTGAAGGAGCGGGGCTGTCTGGCAAAATTTATCATGATCTCCCAGGTCAGCAGCAAAGAGATGGTAGCCAAGGCCTACCTGGCCGGAGTGGATTTCTTTATCAACAAGCCTATCAACCTCATTGAAGTGCGTCAGGTGATTCGGAATATCCGCCAGCAGATGGAAAATGAGCGAGATCTGAACACCATTCAAAGTGTGTTTACCATCAAGCAGACTCCCGTGGTGGAGCGGCAGTCTCGCTCTGATGTGCAGCGCAAGCGGATTCAATATGCCCTGAGCCAGCTGGGCATGGCTGGAGAGAAGGGGGCAAAGGATATTATGGATATGTGCATGTACCTGCTGGACCGGCACCAGCAGGTGTGCCAGGTGGGGGTGGGCGCCCTGTGTGCCCAGCTCAGCGACAGTCCCAAGTCTATGGAGCAGCGGGCACGCCGGGCGGTGGAGCGTGGGCTCAACCATCTGGCCAGCCTGGGACTGGACGACTATGGAAACGAGGTCTTTACCCAGTATGCCTCCCGGCTGTTCCCATTCCAGGAGGTGCGCGCGGAGATGGCCTTTATCCAGGGCAAGGGCAGCAAGGGCAAGGCTAACCTGAAATGCTTTTTGGATGGTATGCTGGTGCTGGCGGAGGAAGATTGA
- a CDS encoding sensor histidine kinase, whose translation MEGKKRQLIRWRASRWERKLLAALGTALSAELFFNIWAENFRISAAVVLYPVLLLTLMQDSRKPDTGVLTALTVLVVRCIIGVAGGEDLMFVACQEYPGALFYLCYDCLLCLQVPNRYEASLTTLWRSFWICDMLSNMEDLTLSRMALPDAPAIVTLVLLGLARSLLAAGILWGMRRYQRLLMEEEHERRYQRLFLLTANLKNELYFLKKDAENIEGIMTRAYQLYEQLGAEDYPEPLRQLALSIARDVHEVKKDNLSIIRGIEGEVADAYNDETMRMSDLLHILRDTMRHILGERQNDVLLECRCETDFATAEHYRLMSVLKNLVMNAAEAIQSGRGSGMILVEERVVREQMVLTVRDTGPGISKRAMQNLFQVGYSTKFDPQTGNINRGVGLPAVRFLVEELDGTIEVTSSEGEGACFQVTIPMDALRGGEA comes from the coding sequence TTGGAGGGAAAAAAGAGACAACTCATTCGATGGCGGGCCAGCCGATGGGAACGCAAGCTGCTGGCGGCTCTGGGCACGGCTTTAAGCGCGGAGCTGTTCTTCAACATCTGGGCGGAAAATTTCCGTATCTCAGCGGCTGTGGTACTCTATCCTGTGCTTCTGCTTACCCTGATGCAGGACAGCCGCAAGCCCGATACCGGAGTGCTGACTGCGCTGACGGTTCTGGTGGTGCGGTGTATCATTGGAGTGGCCGGGGGCGAAGATTTGATGTTCGTGGCCTGCCAGGAGTACCCGGGAGCCTTGTTCTATCTCTGCTACGACTGCCTGCTGTGTCTCCAGGTGCCAAACCGGTATGAGGCATCCCTTACCACGCTGTGGCGCAGCTTCTGGATCTGCGATATGCTCTCCAATATGGAGGACCTGACCTTGTCCCGGATGGCGTTGCCGGATGCGCCGGCCATTGTGACCCTGGTGCTGCTGGGACTGGCACGCTCTCTGCTGGCTGCGGGTATTCTGTGGGGGATGCGGCGCTATCAGCGCCTGCTGATGGAGGAGGAACACGAGCGGCGCTATCAGCGTTTGTTCCTGCTTACCGCCAATTTGAAAAATGAACTGTATTTTCTAAAAAAAGACGCAGAAAACATTGAAGGGATCATGACCCGGGCCTATCAGCTCTACGAGCAGCTGGGAGCGGAGGACTATCCTGAGCCTCTGCGTCAGCTTGCCCTGTCTATCGCCCGGGACGTGCACGAGGTAAAAAAGGACAATCTCAGTATTATCCGGGGCATTGAGGGCGAGGTAGCCGACGCCTACAACGATGAGACTATGCGCATGTCCGATCTGCTGCATATTTTGCGGGATACCATGCGGCATATTCTGGGAGAACGTCAGAATGATGTGCTGCTGGAATGTCGGTGTGAGACGGATTTTGCCACTGCGGAGCACTACCGGCTTATGTCGGTACTGAAAAATCTGGTGATGAACGCCGCGGAAGCCATTCAAAGCGGACGGGGTTCGGGGATGATCCTGGTGGAGGAACGGGTGGTCCGGGAGCAGATGGTGCTGACCGTGCGGGATACCGGGCCTGGTATCTCCAAGCGGGCCATGCAGAATCTGTTCCAGGTGGGCTATTCCACCAAATTTGATCCCCAGACCGGAAACATCAACCGGGGCGTAGGCCTGCCGGCGGTACGGTTTTTGGTAGAGGAGCTGGATGGAACCATTGAGGTGACCAGCAGTGAGGGGGAGGGAGCCTGTTTTCAGGTGACCATTCCCATGGATGCACTGAGGGGAGGAGAAGCATGA
- the rplT gene encoding 50S ribosomal protein L20, protein MARVKGAMMTRKRRNKILKMAKGYWGAKSKHFKMANQAVMKSGSYAYTGRKLKKRDFRQLWITRINAACKMNGMNYSTFMNGLKKAGIVINRKMLSELAVNDKAAFAQLTETAKKALA, encoded by the coding sequence ATGGCAAGAGTTAAGGGCGCGATGATGACGCGCAAGAGAAGAAATAAGATCCTGAAGATGGCCAAGGGCTACTGGGGTGCTAAGTCCAAGCACTTCAAGATGGCCAACCAGGCTGTGATGAAGTCCGGCTCTTACGCCTACACCGGCCGTAAGCTGAAGAAGCGTGACTTCCGTCAGCTGTGGATCACCCGCATCAATGCCGCCTGCAAGATGAACGGCATGAACTATTCCACCTTCATGAACGGCCTGAAGAAGGCTGGCATCGTGATCAACCGCAAGATGCTCTCCGAGCTGGCTGTGAACGATAAGGCCGCTTTCGCTCAGCTCACTGAGACTGCCAAGAAGGCCCTGGCCTAA
- the rpmI gene encoding 50S ribosomal protein L35 gives MPKIKIKTHSGAKKRFSLTKSGKVKRAMTKKRHLLNGHGKTTKLKRALRGTTYADKTNEAAIKRMILYK, from the coding sequence ATGCCGAAGATCAAGATCAAGACTCATAGCGGCGCTAAGAAGCGCTTTTCCCTCACGAAGTCCGGCAAGGTCAAGCGCGCCATGACCAAGAAGCGTCACCTGCTCAACGGTCACGGCAAGACCACCAAGCTCAAGCGGGCTCTGCGCGGCACCACTTATGCCGACAAGACCAATGAGGCCGCCATCAAGCGCATGATCCTGTACAAGTAA
- the infC gene encoding translation initiation factor IF-3, with product MANTGHQTNEEIRDKEVRLISETGEQLGIMSSQEALRMAEEQNLDLVKISPNAVPPVCKLMDYGKYRFEQTKREKEARKNQRVVEIKEIRMSPSIDVNDFNVKLRNAQKFLSEGNRCKVTVRFRGREMAHTNIGQDLLLKFAESCGETAVMDKSPKLEGRHMSIFLSPKPAKDAKK from the coding sequence ATCGCTAACACAGGTCATCAAACCAACGAAGAAATCCGGGACAAGGAGGTCCGCCTGATCTCTGAGACCGGTGAGCAGCTTGGCATCATGTCCTCTCAGGAGGCGCTGCGCATGGCTGAGGAGCAGAACCTGGACCTGGTCAAGATCTCTCCCAACGCTGTGCCCCCGGTATGCAAGCTGATGGACTACGGCAAGTACCGGTTCGAGCAGACCAAGCGCGAAAAGGAAGCCCGTAAAAACCAGCGGGTAGTGGAGATCAAAGAGATCCGCATGTCCCCCAGCATTGACGTCAACGACTTCAATGTTAAGCTGCGCAACGCCCAGAAGTTCCTGTCTGAGGGCAACCGCTGCAAGGTGACCGTGCGGTTCCGCGGCCGTGAGATGGCCCACACCAACATCGGTCAGGATCTGCTGCTGAAGTTTGCCGAGTCCTGCGGCGAGACCGCCGTGATGGATAAAAGTCCGAAGCTGGAGGGACGCCACATGTCCATCTTCCTGTCCCCCAAGCCTGCCAAGGACGCCAAAAAGTAA
- the tsaD gene encoding tRNA (adenosine(37)-N6)-threonylcarbamoyltransferase complex transferase subunit TsaD translates to MNILAIESSCDETAAAVVKDGRTVLSNCVASQIEMHTIYGGVVPEIASRKHVEAVTGLADQALEQAGMTRSDLDAIAVTYAPGLIGAVLVGVNFAKGASMALDLPLIPVHHVRGHIAANYLTHPDLEPPFVCLCVSGGTTAIVDVKSYTEMEVLGGTRDDAAGECFDKVARVLGIGYPGGGPMDRLAQGGDDSRYELPRAHVAGHELDMSFSGLKTASLNLIHNTQQKGEELALPDFAASFGRAVSDSLVPRAMAAARMKGYGRLAVAGGVAANSRIRADLQAACAKSGDKLYLPELKYCGDNAAMIGCQGFYEWKAGHVAGLDLNAYATRDISLG, encoded by the coding sequence ATGAATATTTTAGCCATTGAATCCTCCTGCGATGAGACCGCCGCCGCAGTTGTCAAAGACGGGCGGACGGTACTGTCCAACTGTGTAGCCTCCCAAATTGAGATGCACACCATTTACGGCGGCGTAGTGCCCGAGATCGCCTCCCGCAAGCATGTGGAGGCGGTGACCGGTCTGGCCGACCAGGCTTTGGAGCAGGCGGGGATGACCCGGAGTGACCTGGATGCCATCGCTGTGACCTATGCGCCTGGTCTCATCGGCGCGGTGCTGGTGGGAGTGAACTTTGCCAAGGGCGCGTCCATGGCCCTGGATCTGCCCCTGATCCCAGTCCACCATGTGCGGGGCCATATTGCGGCCAATTACCTCACCCACCCTGATCTGGAGCCCCCCTTTGTCTGTCTGTGCGTCTCCGGCGGCACGACCGCCATTGTGGACGTGAAGTCCTATACCGAGATGGAGGTGCTGGGCGGCACCCGTGACGATGCAGCAGGGGAGTGCTTTGACAAGGTGGCCCGGGTGCTGGGCATCGGTTACCCCGGCGGCGGCCCTATGGACCGCCTGGCTCAGGGGGGAGATGACAGCCGGTACGAGTTGCCCCGCGCCCATGTGGCCGGCCATGAGCTGGATATGTCCTTCTCCGGCTTGAAGACGGCCAGTCTCAACCTTATTCACAACACCCAGCAGAAGGGGGAGGAGTTAGCCCTGCCCGACTTTGCCGCCAGCTTTGGCCGGGCGGTGAGCGACTCGCTGGTACCCCGGGCCATGGCGGCCGCCCGAATGAAGGGCTACGGCCGACTGGCGGTGGCCGGAGGCGTGGCGGCCAACAGCCGCATCCGCGCAGACCTGCAAGCCGCCTGCGCCAAGAGCGGGGACAAGCTTTACCTGCCGGAGCTGAAGTACTGCGGCGACAACGCCGCTATGATCGGCTGCCAGGGATTTTATGAATGGAAAGCCGGACATGTGGCCGGCCTGGATCTGAACGCTTATGCCACCCGGGATATTTCCCTAGGTTAA
- a CDS encoding MurR/RpiR family transcriptional regulator, producing the protein MDDLVKKIQGMSLTRTDAEIAEYILANLNTIGFQTSTSLAEAIGVSDTSVIRFIRKLGFKGYADFRGEMNARAARQINQVQQDLSPGEKYARSRAQLKQDSLISDVGGYTLENLQKSFAQLDQGTVGQVVDILLSSDRKYIAGFRGTACCAQYMASKLLFLTPHVVPVTHADATAVENVLDITDKDCLFLYSFPRYSQICGVLMDIARENGAKIILMTDRRTCPLASKADVVVVAQVEGLGFTNSYVAPLSLSEVFLLAISGQRDVTSTERFNRIDAVMEKEKLY; encoded by the coding sequence ATGGATGATTTGGTGAAAAAGATACAGGGAATGTCCCTGACACGCACCGACGCGGAGATTGCGGAGTATATTTTGGCCAATCTGAATACCATTGGGTTTCAGACCTCTACCTCCCTTGCAGAAGCCATCGGAGTCAGCGACACGTCGGTAATCCGCTTCATCCGCAAACTCGGGTTCAAGGGTTATGCAGACTTCCGGGGAGAGATGAACGCCCGGGCGGCCAGACAGATCAATCAGGTCCAGCAGGACCTGTCTCCGGGAGAGAAGTATGCCCGCAGCAGAGCGCAGCTCAAGCAGGACAGCTTGATCAGTGATGTTGGGGGCTATACCTTAGAGAATCTGCAAAAGAGCTTTGCCCAACTGGATCAGGGAACGGTGGGCCAGGTGGTGGACATCCTGCTCAGCAGTGACCGCAAATATATTGCGGGATTTCGCGGAACAGCCTGCTGCGCCCAATATATGGCCAGCAAGCTGCTGTTTTTGACTCCCCATGTGGTTCCTGTGACCCATGCAGATGCCACGGCCGTGGAAAATGTATTGGATATTACCGATAAAGACTGCTTGTTTCTGTACAGCTTCCCGCGCTATTCCCAGATCTGTGGCGTGCTGATGGACATTGCCAGGGAGAACGGGGCAAAAATTATTTTGATGACAGACCGGCGTACCTGCCCGCTGGCCAGCAAGGCGGATGTGGTGGTGGTGGCACAGGTGGAAGGACTGGGATTTACCAACTCCTATGTGGCTCCTCTCAGTCTGTCGGAGGTGTTCCTGCTGGCCATCAGCGGACAGCGGGATGTGACCAGCACTGAACGCTTTAACCGAATCGATGCGGTTATGGAGAAAGAGAAACTATATTAA
- a CDS encoding pyridoxal phosphate-dependent aminotransferase, with protein MATTLAERMSKFSGSPTSALIAKVAELKRQGKDIISLNVGEPDFGTPDYIKVAGMKAIADNFTKYTPGNGILELRQAIVKKLKEDNGLDYTVNEVTTAVGAKQAIASAMMVIAGPGDEILLPIPCWVSYTEMIRLAGATPVFVPVRQDNYELDLDAIRAAITPRTKAIVICTPNNPTGAVYSEESLRELADLAVKHDFFIVADEIYEKMVYDGAKHFSVASISREVWERTITVNGFSKAYAMTGWRIGYAAARADVIKGIMAVQSQTTSATSAISQKAALAALQGSQHDMQVMVEEFKRRKDYVVQRLNAIEGITCPDVKGAFYVYPDVQPYLGKRFGDKVIENAVDLCQYLLDEALISTVPGEAYNVPGKIRISYSNSMENLEKALDRLEHALVQLK; from the coding sequence ATGGCAACCACACTTGCGGAACGAATGAGTAAGTTCAGCGGTTCTCCCACCTCGGCTCTGATCGCCAAGGTGGCAGAGCTGAAGCGGCAGGGGAAAGATATTATTTCCCTTAACGTAGGAGAACCGGATTTTGGAACTCCCGATTACATCAAGGTGGCCGGTATGAAGGCCATCGCAGATAATTTCACCAAATATACCCCCGGCAACGGCATTTTGGAGCTTCGCCAGGCCATTGTAAAGAAGCTGAAAGAGGACAATGGTTTGGACTATACCGTCAATGAGGTGACCACTGCAGTGGGAGCCAAGCAGGCCATTGCCAGTGCTATGATGGTGATTGCAGGGCCTGGAGACGAGATACTGCTCCCCATTCCCTGTTGGGTCAGCTACACGGAGATGATTCGTCTGGCGGGTGCTACTCCGGTGTTTGTGCCGGTGCGGCAGGACAATTATGAGCTGGACCTGGATGCCATCCGGGCAGCTATCACCCCGCGCACCAAGGCTATCGTCATCTGCACCCCCAACAATCCCACCGGTGCGGTGTACAGCGAGGAGAGCCTGCGGGAGCTGGCCGATCTGGCGGTCAAGCACGATTTCTTTATCGTGGCTGATGAGATCTATGAAAAAATGGTCTATGACGGCGCAAAGCACTTCAGTGTGGCCTCCATCTCCCGGGAGGTATGGGAGCGGACCATTACCGTCAATGGTTTTTCCAAGGCTTACGCCATGACGGGCTGGCGTATCGGCTATGCCGCGGCCCGGGCGGATGTGATCAAGGGAATCATGGCGGTGCAGAGCCAGACTACCTCTGCTACCAGCGCGATTTCCCAGAAGGCAGCTCTGGCGGCTCTGCAGGGCTCTCAGCATGACATGCAGGTTATGGTGGAAGAGTTCAAGCGGAGAAAAGACTATGTGGTGCAGCGGCTCAATGCCATAGAAGGAATTACATGTCCGGATGTAAAGGGTGCGTTCTATGTATATCCGGATGTGCAGCCCTATCTCGGTAAGCGGTTTGGAGATAAGGTGATCGAGAATGCTGTAGACCTGTGCCAGTATCTTCTGGATGAGGCGCTGATCTCCACAGTGCCCGGTGAGGCGTACAATGTCCCTGGGAAGATCCGAATCTCCTATTCCAATTCCATGGAGAATCTGGAAAAGGCGCTGGATCGACTGGAGCATGCATTGGTCCAGTTGAAGTAA